One genomic window of Fusarium verticillioides 7600 chromosome 2, whole genome shotgun sequence includes the following:
- a CDS encoding xeroderma pigmentosum group C-complementing protein codes for MPPLVPRKRLRESPPPGEGRSSKAVKEKPDSSRRKATLYDDLDASATPNTNSILHGFGDDEDDESSLTSLSEDEFEDVVPPNQPKANEADSEDDDDIEFEDVQAPVAPLPDAPVTSGDLELTLTRDTRISLTNTFDRKGPSKRERKVRHATHCVHVMLLLWHNATRNAWLCDPEVRATMISHLPPRLWDEVDRWRRNSGLEKKPTPKKPVKENAKLKGEGKKAQDRKSRDWGAEAERLEEGAVDMSHGDPLFRLMQTLSAWWKQRFRVTAPGLRKWGYMSLERLDRLTKAQKAEPHDPEQFGEKISNLEDFRHHARVCEGSRDVGAQLFTALLRGLGLEARMVANLPCLGFGWNKLEEAEPEKSGSADQRNETPEKKAKSATKSAATANKKSAKKTKEPTRNSTRKTRPKTEVESDPDDLELEYKDTDDESVVEMDVTPRKTTAKTPTKKYDADMEFPHYWTEVLSPVTNRYLPIDAIVKNVVGTNRDLIESLEPRGAKADKARQIMAYIMAHSQDGTGKDVTVRYLKRNMLPGRTKGVRMTPEKVPVYNRHGKVKRYDQFDWFKTAISGYLRGSKDHPVTEVDEMEEATDLKPAKPEKKEVKEGQETLQYYKQSKEFVLERHLKREEALRPGAKGVKVFKNKGKGGKVEEEDVFLRSDVLNVKSAETWHKQGRAPLAGEQPLKRVPYRAATINRRREIMEAEAATGQKVLQGLYSWEQTDWIIPPPIKDGVIPKNEYGNIDLFAEHMCPEGAVHVPFRGAMRVCKKLQIDYAEAVVDFEFGHRMAVPVIRGVVIAEENHDMVMVELEKDEAERARKEDEKRRKKALAQWRRFLMGMRIAERIRQEYGEITDEISVFGHTRDSVQTKKQPQVEDEEMAGGFLPEGYVEEEEEEEEEPRAHHTSSFFPAVDEDDDGYDGLVMEHDGADQQSERMQMEVDSKQEPAPGSQVEAGSESGPESGPVNTKFDAGPKHEEDEEPKLDPQSEAESEPPQTSARKRRRGPAKVVKEKPSAGRATRRSTRSGRKVVSYDEDAVEEEDEVGDSYAESEDDD; via the exons ATGCCTCCTTTAGTACCACGCAAACGCTTGCGTGAGTCGCCACCACCTGGAGAAGGCAGATCATCAAAAGCAGTCAAAGAGAAGCCCGATTCATCACGGCGCAAAGCAACACTGTACGATGATTTGGACGCATCTGCGACACCTAATACAAACTCGATTCTCCACGGGTTtggagacgatgaagatgatgaaagctCTTTGACATCGTTGTCAGAAGATGAATTCGAGGATGTTGTGCCACCAAATCAACCGAAAGCCAATGAAGCTgactctgaggatgatgatgatattgagtttgaggatgTCCAAGCACCAGTCGCACCACTACCGGACGCCCCGGTAACATCCGGGGACTTGGAATTGACACTCACAAGGGACACTAGAATCTCGCTCACAAATACATTTGACAGAAAAGGGCCCTCAAAACGAGAGAGGAAAGTCCGGCATGCCACACATTGCGTTCACGTCATGTTACTTTTGTGGCACAATGCTACTCGAAATGCATGGCTTTGCGATCCCGAAGTCCGGGCGACCATGatctctcatcttcctccaagACTCTGGGATGAGGTGGATCGATGGAGGCGCAACAGTGGTCTAGAAAAGAAGCCGACACCTAAGAAGCCAGTGAAGGAAAACGCAAAATTGAAAGGCGAAGGCAAAAAGGCCCAAGATCGAAAGTCGCGCGACTGGGGTGCAGAGGCTGagagactggaagaaggcgCTGTTGATATGAGTCATGGAGACCCCCTATTTCGACTTATGCAAACGTTGTCAGCTTGGTGGAAACAGCGTTTTCGAGTCACAGCGCCAGGGCTGAGGAAATGGGGATATATGTCTCTTGAGCGATTAGACCGTCTTACGAAAGCGCAAAAAGCCGAACCTCATGATCCAGAGCAatttggtgagaagatctCAAATCTGGAGGATTTCAGACATCATGCGCGAGTATGCGAGGGGAGCAGAGATGTAGGTGCCCAGTTATTTACAGCTTTGCTTCGCGGACTGGGCCTCGAAGCACGAATGGTTGCAAACTTGCCTTGTCTAGGCTTTGGATGGAATAAACTTGAGGAGGCCGAGCCTGAAAAGAGTGGAAGCGCGGATCAGAGAAACGAGACacccgagaagaaggcgaaatCGGCGACAAAGAGCGCGGCTACGGCAAACAAGAAGTCAGcgaagaaaacaaaggaGCCCACGAGAAATTCAACACGGAAAACCAGACCTAAAACTGAGGTTGAAAGCGACCCagatgatctggagcttGAGTACAAGGACACTGATGATGAATCTGTcgttgagatggatgtgaCGCCACGGAAGACAACGGCCAAGACACCAACCAAAAAATATGACGCCGACATGGAGTTCCCGCACTATTGGACAGAAGTCCTATCACCGGTCACTAACAGATACTTGCCCATTGATGCTATTGTCAAAAACGTAGTTGGAACAAATCGAGATCTCATCGAATCGTTGGAACCCCGTGGAGCCAAGGCCGACAAAGCACGTCAAATCATGGCATACATTATGGCTCATTCACAAGATGGAACCGGCAAAGATGTTACAGTCAGATATCTGAAACGGAATATGCTTCCTGGCCGTACCAAAGGAGTAAGGATGACACCAGAGAAAGTCCCCGTCTACAATCGTCATGGGAAGGTTAAGAGATATGACCAGTTTGACTGGTTCAAAACCGCAATATCTGGATATCTGAGAGGCAGTAAGGACCACCCTGTAACCGAAgtcgatgagatggaagaagctACAGATCTGAAGCCTGCCAAGCCCGAAAagaaggaggtcaaggagggCCAGGAGACATTACAATACTACAAGCAGTCCAAGGAGTTTGTCCTCGAGCGGCACTTAAAGCGTGAAGAGGCACTCAGGCCTGGAGCCAAGGGTGTCAAAGTGTTCAAAAACAAGGGCAAAGGTGGCAAggtcgaggaagaggatgtgTTCCTTCGCAGCGATGTTCTGAACGTCAAGAGTGCCGAAACCTGGCATAAGCAGGGACGCGCACCACTGGCAGGAGAGCAACCATTGAAGAGGGTACCCTACCGCGCGGCTACGATAAATCGCCGGCGAGAAATCATGGAAGCAGAAGCTGCCACAGGGCAAAAGGTCCTGCAAGGGCTTTACAGCTGGGAGCAAACCGACTGGATCATTCCACCACCGATCAAGGACGGTGTTATCCCCAAGAACGAATACGG GAATATCGATTTGTTTGCTGAACACATGTGCCCCGAGGGTGCTGTGCATGTACCCTTCCGAGGGGCTATGCGTGTTTGTAAAAAGCTACAAATCGACTATGCGGAAGCTGTTGTGGACTTTGAATTTGGTCACCGAATGGCTGTGCCTGTTATCCGGGGAGTTGTGATTGCCGAAGAAAACCACGACATGGTTATGGTagagctcgagaaggatgaggcAGAACGTGCacgaaaagaagatgagaagcgACGGAAGAAGGCGTTAGCTCAATGGCGCCGTTTCCTCATGGGCATGCGCATTGCAGAACGAATTCGACAAGAATATGGTGAAATTACTGATGAAATATCAGTGTTTGGACATACTAGAGACTCGGTCCAGACAAAGAAGCAACCacaggttgaggatgaagagatggcgGGCGGATTTCTTCCAGAGGGGTATgtagaagaagaggaggaggaggaagaggaacCCCGGGCCCATCAcacttcaagcttcttccctgctgttgatgaggacgacgacggCTATGATGGATTAGTGATGGAGCACGACGGTGCAGATCAGCAAAGTGAAAGAATGCAGATGGAGGTCGACAGCAAGCAAGAACCGGCCCCGGGATCGCAGGTCGAAGCAGGGTCGGAGTCTGGGCCGGAGTCTGGGCCGGTGAACACAAAGTTTGATGCAGGGCCGAAGcatgaagaggatgaggaacCAAAACTGGATCCGCAATCCGAGGCAGAATCTGAGCCGCCACAAACGAGTGCAAGGAAAAGGAGGCGAGGTCCAGCGAAAGTGGTTAAGGAAAAGCCTTCAGCTGGGCGTGCAACGAGACGGTCAACACGGAGCGGACGGAAAGTTGTCTCatatgatgaagatgcggtggaagaggaagatgaggtcgGAGATTCATATGCTGaatctgaggatgatgattaG